The genomic segment GTCCAGAATGCTCCCATCGGTAGGCAAGCTTGGAATGTGGCATCTTTTGCCTGTGTTCATCACCCAATGTTTCTGCCAGTCCTCCACAGGAACAAATCCAACCGCAATAGGCTCCTTTTCCGTATCGTATAACTAAGATCGGAAGAAGGACAAAAGTTGTCGTCAGACCATATACTAACCAAAAGTATGTGAGAGACCCATCATAGAGAACTGACATACTCAAAGGCCAGAGCAAAATAAATCCATAAGCCTTCCAATAGGCCCCATTTGGAAAAATTTGAGTGTTCACAAAACTATCTGGGCCACCCAGAAATCCATTCTTTCCTAAATAAGGAAATATTATCTCAGGAAGCAGGAATAAGAAAAAGACTTGGATAAAAATCAAACATGACGTTTGCCATGCGATATATTCGGTTTTTCGAATATACATCCTTCGAATGCCAAAGACAAGTATTGTCAGCGAGTAAAGAAAAGTATAATGAAAGCTCGGAAGTTTTGATAAGAAATGAACTCCAAAGAATTTCGAAGAGACATACGTATATGTAAAGTAGAGTAATACAAATGACAGGTAAACATTTCGAAAGATAGTCCACTGATTTGACCAGAGGAGAGTTTTAGAAATGCCATATAAGGTAGGTAATAAAGATATGAATCCAATGAATAACGAAAAGTTTGCAATCTGGGTCGCAAAAAAACCGGTATAGAAGGATGCCTTACCAAAATAAAAAAATGAGGCAAAGCTTAAAGCGGAAACCAATCCGAAGTATTCCCATTTTGACCATTGGTTTTCCATTAAGATGCCAATCTGATGTAAAAAATTTATGGGAGCTTTTGATCCAATAAGGATGAAGACTTGGCTACAGAGGATCTTTTTACCTTTCTCTGCTTGGAGAAGGACCACGGAGTTTGATTTGATTTCTGAAATCTTGGCCTCTGGATGAAATTGAATCTTTCCTTCAGCTACCAAATTCTGAAATGCTTTTAGATTTTCCACCTTTGGCCTAACCAGTTCCTTTCCCTTATACACCAGGTGTAGCGTTTTAGCATAGGGGGCAGCAGCAATGGCAGCTTCAATGGCGGAATCCCCTCCTCCTACAATCACGACATCATGGTCGCTCGTATCCTTTGGATCAATTAAACGATAGAATACATGTGCGGAATCTTCCCCAGGGATAGACAATCGTTTGGGATCCCCAGATTTCCCAATGGCCAAAATTACATTTTTTGAAGAATAGCGAATGCCATCTGTTAGTTGAACTTCAAACCCGCCCGTACTTTTGTTTTTTGTAATATTCGTAACTCTAGCATTGGTCTCAACCTCTATTCTTTCCTGATCTAGAACATTTGTCAATTCAGCAAGGAGGGCTTCTTTCGTTTTGCCAGTAAGAGCGATCGGAGATTCCAATTGGAGATCATCGGGATATGCAAAGATGGGCTTTCCTTTTGGATAGCTTAGTATCGTTTGGAAGCTAACATTTGATTCCAGAACTTTGCATTTTTTTCCAAGTCTTTTTGCTTCGATCGCACAGGCTATACCACTTGGTCCTGCACCTATGATGATTGCATCGTAGTCTTCCGATTTGTTTTCATAGGTATGTTTCCAAACTTCTATGCCACTTTTAACCGCAAGTTTGAGGAGCGGAACACCCGTTAAATCTCCAATAACAAATAAACCTGTTAAATTGGTCTCGGAATTTTCCGTTAAACGAGGATAAGTTTCTTTTTCTCTCTTAGGAACACCTGCATTCAGCCAGTTCAAATACTTCGAAAAGAGGGAAATCACCATTTACATATTCCTTTTAGGATCCCTTCGGTAATCTAAGGATCATCTTTGTCCCATAACCCTCCCTCGATTCTATCCAAAACTCCCCAGACTGGACAAGCAATAATTCATAGCTGACAAGTAAACCTATGCCAGTTCCTCTTTCCCCCATCGTTCCAAATTCTGATTTGATTGGGTGGCGGTTCATGATTGCTTCTTGGACAAACAAGGGGATTGGTTTTCCTTCATTTAAAAATGAAATTTCTGTTTGGTGGCCTAAGTCTTTGGATTCAATTTCCACTTTTCCTCCAATAGGAGAAAACTTTATCGCATTCGAGAGAAGATTGCGAAAAATGGAGGCCATCATCCGTTCATCAACAAAGGCAATATGTTCCTTTGCAACTTTAATGTCCCAATGAATCTTTTTTTCGAGTGCGATCACTGAAAACAACTCTAAAGAGTTTTGTAACAGTTGCTCCAATCCGACTCGCTCAGGAATAAAATGATAGCGTTTGGTATCGTTCTTTACCCATTCCAAAAGATTTTCTAAGACAACATAACTTTGGTTTGCATTTTTTTGTAGTTCTTTTAGTGAATTTGTAATCTCTTCTGCAGAATATTTTTTCCAAGATTCCAGTAAGATAGACAAAAAAGTACCCATACTTCCTATGGGACCTTTTAGATCATGAGCTAAAATAGAAAAGATTCTTTCTTTATATAGATTGGTTCGTTTGATCTCTTGTTGATTTCTTTCTGTATTTCTCAGAAAGTAAAAAAGTACGGCAGCAAGAATCAAAAAACAAGAGGCAACAGAGCTGATCTGGAAGGACTCTCTCACTCTAAAATCAAAAAATGGGCTCTCGGGCGTGAGATAAGGAGGCTCATGTAAGAAGCCAATATATGTATATAAGAATAAATTTAATAAAAAATATGCTAAGATTAAATATTTATGTTTATAAGATAAAACCAAAAACGGTAAAAGTGCAATGAGCAAAAAATTATAATGAGCGCCCAATAAATTTCCGTAAAAAAGGTAGGTTGTTAAAAAAACAACTAACGGAATACAGGAAAGGATCAGAACTCTGGACGTTGTGTAATAATGTTTATGGTTTAAATAGATCGCATAAGATAAAATGAAGGCAAACGGGGTATTGATTGCAGGGATTAAAAACTTACCCAGAGAATCATAGCTATAAAAAAGAATGCTATAAAGGATATTCGATGAAATTGCAAGCAGAGCGGATATGTTTGCCAATTGAATCCGAAGGCTAGATTCGGGGTCACGTTCTTCTGTAACCCCTGCATAAATCAACTTTCTTAGAGTCGGAATCATCAATCCATCTCGTTGTGAAGCTCTTGCTTGGCACCTTTTTTGAATTCGAACATCCTCTCTTTGCTCATACCAATGATGTGGTGTGTGATGGAAAGCCGATCTCCAACAAACTCAGGCGACAATCTTAATTCCACGACACGATACCACGTTTCTTTGGGAGGGACAATGAAGGCGTGGTTCACACATAGACATTTGAATTTAAAACCAAAGCTATGTTCTACAGGTAAGGCCTGGTGAGGAGCTGCAAAGAAATAAATTTCTTTATCACTTTCATTCTTCATGACGAGGACAAATTGTTTTTTTGAACCGGGAGACATCCAAAAACTTGAATCTTCGATGGGTATAGAGAAAGGCTTTGGTTTTGCATCAGTAACGGAACCAGTTGTCCAAAGATCTAAGGCTTGGCCGACAGATGGTTCATAGATTTGCATTTTCAATGGGATTTGTGAATATTCCCAAGAAATTTGAATATGAACCTGTTTGGCCTTACTTGGTTCGTTTAGACTTAGTTCTTGTGCTGCGTTTTTGTCTGTTTTTCCACAATGGGCAAAACAAAACATGAGAACAAGGCACAAGAACCGTATGAAATAGGGAAACAAGGTCTATTCCAAACCTAATTCTAATGTTGAGAAATCTAAGTTCTGTGTTGTTTTTTTATTGATCAGATAAAATTTGTTGCCTACAACCTTCAAGCTCACATGCTCCTGGAAAATCTTTTCCGTGTTATCAGGATCAGCATTTTTGACTTTATTGCAGTCTCTCCCACATCCATTGCAATCACCCTCACCATAATCGAGAAAACTAGTAAAGGTTTGCTTTCTTAAAAATCCAAAGATGCGGATATCAATTTGTCCAGGTTTTTTTTCTGTTACCTGGTAATTGCCCATGCCATAAAACTTTCTAGAACTTTCTTCACCAGCATCATAATTTGTACGAGCCGTACTTCCTTCCAAAAAGAAAGTTCCATCTGAACGCAGACGAAGTGTCCAATCAGAGGAACTGGGTGCTTCAAATTGTGCATCGACTGGTACTTCGCTAGATGCCCCAGCTGGCATATCGGTAACAGGGGATACTTCTGGTTCCACTGCCTCCCCGCCTGTCAACCCACGATTGAGCACATTGCGCAA from the Leptospira ryugenii genome contains:
- a CDS encoding sensor histidine kinase; protein product: MIPTLRKLIYAGVTEERDPESSLRIQLANISALLAISSNILYSILFYSYDSLGKFLIPAINTPFAFILSYAIYLNHKHYYTTSRVLILSCIPLVVFLTTYLFYGNLLGAHYNFLLIALLPFLVLSYKHKYLILAYFLLNLFLYTYIGFLHEPPYLTPESPFFDFRVRESFQISSVASCFLILAAVLFYFLRNTERNQQEIKRTNLYKERIFSILAHDLKGPIGSMGTFLSILLESWKKYSAEEITNSLKELQKNANQSYVVLENLLEWVKNDTKRYHFIPERVGLEQLLQNSLELFSVIALEKKIHWDIKVAKEHIAFVDERMMASIFRNLLSNAIKFSPIGGKVEIESKDLGHQTEISFLNEGKPIPLFVQEAIMNRHPIKSEFGTMGERGTGIGLLVSYELLLVQSGEFWIESREGYGTKMILRLPKGS
- the lsa20 gene encoding LIC11469 family lipoprotein adhesin Lsa20 — encoded protein: MFPYFIRFLCLVLMFCFAHCGKTDKNAAQELSLNEPSKAKQVHIQISWEYSQIPLKMQIYEPSVGQALDLWTTGSVTDAKPKPFSIPIEDSSFWMSPGSKKQFVLVMKNESDKEIYFFAAPHQALPVEHSFGFKFKCLCVNHAFIVPPKETWYRVVELRLSPEFVGDRLSITHHIIGMSKERMFEFKKGAKQELHNEMD
- a CDS encoding NAD(P)-binding domain-containing protein, which codes for MVISLFSKYLNWLNAGVPKREKETYPRLTENSETNLTGLFVIGDLTGVPLLKLAVKSGIEVWKHTYENKSEDYDAIIIGAGPSGIACAIEAKRLGKKCKVLESNVSFQTILSYPKGKPIFAYPDDLQLESPIALTGKTKEALLAELTNVLDQERIEVETNARVTNITKNKSTGGFEVQLTDGIRYSSKNVILAIGKSGDPKRLSIPGEDSAHVFYRLIDPKDTSDHDVVIVGGGDSAIEAAIAAAPYAKTLHLVYKGKELVRPKVENLKAFQNLVAEGKIQFHPEAKISEIKSNSVVLLQAEKGKKILCSQVFILIGSKAPINFLHQIGILMENQWSKWEYFGLVSALSFASFFYFGKASFYTGFFATQIANFSLFIGFISLLPTLYGISKTLLWSNQWTIFRNVYLSFVLLYFTYTYVSSKFFGVHFLSKLPSFHYTFLYSLTILVFGIRRMYIRKTEYIAWQTSCLIFIQVFFLFLLPEIIFPYLGKNGFLGGPDSFVNTQIFPNGAYWKAYGFILLWPLSMSVLYDGSLTYFWLVYGLTTTFVLLPILVIRYGKGAYCGWICSCGGLAETLGDEHRQKMPHSKLAYRWEHSGQIILGLAFLLTLGKLSSIYFWNPSDSQSQLGMFVDSVKWMYDLLVDIGLAGVLGVGLYFFFSGRIWCRMFCPLAALMHIYAKFTQFRIFAKKEKCISCNICTKNCHQGIDVMSYANQGRPMDSVQCVRCSACVSLCPTDVLSFGRSTNQGIFFDTLQAKNS